Proteins co-encoded in one Burkholderia gladioli genomic window:
- a CDS encoding VRR-NUC domain-containing protein — protein MTTSASGNMGAGSGRTTQVGLTKGNLSPEDLAVLCDALCRCKAIGVYSRDAKILRQSCVAQRLRAKNLASKAVTGQTTPYLPEVSYDMRDEPPTPIMRASDPSTPHPWLPAWIQKYWPGGMDAYKTEDKTWFRRPDVVIVNDPSQPPVQSNIKKVVEMKFPPDEFSKTQEAAYMDIAGDESKYAGITPDDCGCGDADEQSQRSSAKQTQTDLESILGGGSNARSGSLFPPLIPPSLPPSPIPW, from the coding sequence ATGACCACTTCGGCATCCGGCAACATGGGGGCCGGCAGCGGGCGAACAACGCAAGTCGGGCTGACCAAGGGCAACCTATCCCCGGAAGACCTCGCAGTGCTCTGCGACGCTCTATGTCGCTGCAAAGCGATCGGCGTCTACAGTCGCGATGCGAAGATCCTCCGTCAGTCGTGCGTCGCGCAGCGACTGCGAGCAAAGAACCTCGCTTCGAAAGCGGTGACCGGCCAAACGACACCGTACCTGCCAGAAGTTTCGTACGACATGCGGGATGAGCCACCGACCCCGATCATGCGCGCATCGGACCCGTCAACCCCGCATCCGTGGCTGCCAGCGTGGATTCAAAAATACTGGCCGGGCGGCATGGACGCGTATAAAACCGAGGACAAAACGTGGTTCCGCCGGCCCGACGTTGTCATCGTGAACGACCCGTCCCAACCGCCTGTGCAGTCGAACATCAAGAAGGTGGTAGAAATGAAATTCCCACCCGACGAATTTTCGAAGACGCAGGAAGCCGCGTACATGGACATCGCTGGCGACGAATCGAAGTACGCCGGCATCACCCCGGATGATTGCGGCTGCGGTGACGCCGACGAGCAATCTCAGCGATCGTCTGCAAAGCAGACTCAAACGGACCTTGAGAGCATCCTCGGTGGCGGCTCCAATGCGCGCTCGGGCAGCCTGTTTCCGCCGCTCATACCACCGTCGCTCCCTCCATCTCCGATTCCCTGGTAA
- a CDS encoding PAAR domain-containing protein, whose protein sequence is MGFAFIREGDTTSHGGKVLTCTPTNKVDGRPLALLGDMVSCPKCGGVYPIVDVKNLGMTFDGRPVASEGDKTACGATLIASQSTATASPTSGAGAPVGAGKSVLAQTAAQGDGAYRGRFQLVDDASRTPLSNHPYTVTSADGQTIQGTTDANGHTGWLSSHQAASLTFEQSGPASNA, encoded by the coding sequence ATGGGTTTTGCATTTATCCGCGAGGGGGACACGACCTCGCACGGCGGCAAGGTCCTGACCTGCACGCCTACCAACAAGGTCGACGGTCGACCGCTTGCCCTCCTCGGTGACATGGTGTCCTGCCCGAAGTGCGGCGGGGTCTACCCCATCGTCGACGTCAAGAACCTAGGCATGACGTTCGACGGTCGCCCGGTCGCGTCGGAGGGAGATAAGACCGCCTGCGGCGCAACCCTCATCGCTTCGCAAAGCACGGCCACAGCGTCGCCAACGTCGGGCGCGGGCGCTCCAGTCGGCGCCGGGAAAAGCGTACTTGCGCAGACGGCCGCGCAGGGCGACGGGGCCTATCGTGGGCGCTTCCAGCTCGTCGACGATGCGTCACGCACCCCTCTATCGAATCACCCCTACACCGTCACGTCGGCCGACGGGCAAACGATCCAGGGCACAACGGATGCCAACGGCCATACGGGCTGGCTAAGCAGCCATCAGGCGGCGTCGCTCACCTTCGAACAATCTGGCCCGGCGAGCAACGCATGA